A genomic window from Prochlorococcus sp. RS04 includes:
- the gloB gene encoding hydroxyacylglutathione hydrolase produces the protein MEFNKARNITGLRVLSDNVIWLLVKDKSVVVIDPSVHEPVVRYINENNFHLEAILQTHHHSDHIGGTKSLIEKWPNVKVIASSKEKKRIPFQNVSVEDGETLNILGEEVKIIEVLGHTNSHIAFFLNGEDPVLFIGDTLFSGGCGRIFEGTYQQMYSSLERIKSLPKNTLIYCAHEYTKENILWALNLKPKDQDIKNKLSEVEKKLSLNELTIPFLLDEEMKINLFLRAKNLEEFTFLRANKDLWV, from the coding sequence ATGGAATTTAATAAAGCTCGAAATATAACTGGACTTAGAGTTTTAAGTGATAACGTCATATGGTTGTTGGTAAAAGATAAATCCGTTGTAGTTATAGATCCATCAGTACACGAACCAGTTGTTAGATATATAAATGAAAACAATTTTCACTTAGAAGCTATTTTGCAAACTCATCATCATTCAGACCATATTGGAGGGACGAAGTCTCTTATTGAAAAATGGCCAAATGTAAAGGTGATTGCTTCCTCCAAAGAAAAAAAGCGAATCCCTTTTCAAAATGTATCTGTTGAAGATGGAGAAACTTTAAACATTTTAGGGGAAGAAGTAAAAATAATTGAAGTATTAGGTCATACAAACTCACATATTGCCTTCTTTTTGAATGGGGAAGATCCTGTTCTTTTTATTGGTGACACATTATTTTCTGGAGGCTGTGGAAGAATTTTTGAGGGAACTTATCAACAAATGTATTCTTCACTAGAAAGAATCAAATCTTTACCAAAAAATACTCTGATATATTGTGCACATGAATATACAAAGGAAAATATATTGTGGGCATTGAATCTCAAGCCAAAAGATCAAGATATAAAAAATAAACTTTCGGAAGTTGAAAAAAAACTTTCACTTAATGAATTGACAATTCCATTTTTACTTGATGAAGAGATGAAAATAAACCTTTTCTTAAGAGCAAAAAATTTAGAAGAATTTACTTTTTTAAGAGCAAATAAAGATTTATGGGTTTAA
- a CDS encoding carboxysome shell carbonic anhydrase, with protein sequence MPLRGLAKAKNFTLGPTAPMKTFTENIHIQTKESNNSPNSGNSHKLTNNIQNENLFRYESKIKGDFDEIVPTLKEIARIQHHEDFINKAQKISRKNLGIDLPLHVLDKSWVKPLDMRALYAWCAFKQHEKLSDNFFNNDPLDGAAGSRDAEDFEKFLLDCGIHLLDITPCSDGRLAHSIAYVMRIPFSSVRRRSHAGALFDIENTVNRWVKTEHKRYRENIPNEAHKDTRYLKVVTYHFSSVDPLHQGCAAHGSNEELAAEEGRSKLYAFKEAVENSFCCGASVDLMLIGLDTDTDSLKIHLSTRDGGIDLEKTISTLEIYNSTINFSQEDAEREICQIISKQSSKDKLSGLEKFMYKLIVNNISQIDYVKSFHNGSYEDIGHAERFIGVGIGFKEVHLRNLTYFAHLDTVEEGAPDLDVGVKIFSGLNVSQDLPIPVVIRFDYSGKVPGAKERAIKDCERVNNAISIRYKNLVDQGLLHTCSTIRDRDNIHSAKIIGMSLDKKTEEAH encoded by the coding sequence ATGCCTTTAAGAGGACTGGCTAAAGCCAAGAACTTCACATTGGGGCCAACAGCTCCAATGAAAACTTTTACTGAAAATATCCATATACAAACTAAAGAATCAAATAATTCCCCAAATTCTGGAAATTCTCATAAATTAACTAACAATATCCAAAATGAAAATCTATTTAGGTATGAAAGTAAAATAAAAGGTGATTTTGACGAAATTGTTCCAACTCTCAAGGAAATTGCTCGAATTCAACATCACGAAGATTTTATAAATAAGGCTCAGAAAATATCAAGAAAAAATTTGGGAATAGATTTACCCCTACATGTATTAGATAAATCCTGGGTTAAACCTCTTGATATGAGGGCTTTATATGCATGGTGTGCTTTCAAACAGCATGAGAAACTTAGCGACAATTTTTTTAACAATGATCCACTTGACGGTGCCGCTGGAAGTAGGGATGCGGAAGACTTTGAAAAATTTCTCTTAGATTGCGGAATACATTTACTTGATATAACTCCTTGTTCAGATGGAAGATTAGCTCATTCAATTGCTTATGTAATGAGAATACCTTTTAGTTCAGTAAGAAGAAGATCCCATGCTGGAGCACTATTTGATATTGAAAATACCGTTAATCGATGGGTAAAAACTGAACATAAAAGATATAGAGAGAATATTCCTAATGAAGCGCATAAAGATACCAGGTATTTAAAAGTTGTAACTTATCATTTTAGTTCTGTAGATCCTTTGCATCAGGGATGTGCAGCTCATGGGAGTAATGAGGAGTTAGCGGCAGAAGAAGGTAGAAGTAAACTATATGCTTTCAAAGAGGCTGTAGAGAATAGCTTTTGCTGTGGTGCTTCTGTGGATTTAATGTTAATTGGACTTGATACAGACACTGATTCATTAAAAATACATTTGTCAACAAGGGATGGAGGGATTGATTTAGAAAAAACTATTTCTACTTTGGAAATTTATAATTCAACAATAAACTTTTCACAAGAGGATGCAGAGAGAGAAATTTGTCAAATAATTTCTAAACAATCTTCAAAAGATAAACTCAGTGGACTTGAAAAATTTATGTATAAATTAATTGTCAATAATATTTCTCAAATTGATTATGTTAAGAGTTTTCATAATGGTTCCTATGAAGATATTGGACATGCAGAGAGGTTTATTGGAGTAGGTATAGGTTTTAAAGAAGTACATCTCAGAAATTTAACTTATTTTGCTCATTTAGATACAGTCGAAGAAGGGGCTCCAGATTTAGATGTAGGAGTGAAGATTTTTTCTGGATTAAATGTTTCTCAAGATCTACCTATTCCAGTAGTAATAAGATTTGATTACTCTGGAAAAGTGCCTGGTGCAAAAGAGAGGGCAATAAAAGATTGTGAAAGAGTTAATAATGCGATATCAATTAGATATAAAAATTTAGTTGATCAAGGTTTGTTACACACTTGCTCTACTATTAGAGATAGGGACAACATTCATTCCGCCAAAATTATTGGAATGTCTTTAGATAAAAAAACAGAGGAGGCTCACTAA
- a CDS encoding BMC domain-containing protein, producing MATETMGIALGMIETRGLVPAIEAADAMTKAAEVRLIGREFVGGGYVTVLVRGETGAVNAAVRAGADACERVGDGLVAAHIIARPHREVEPALGNGEFLGQKD from the coding sequence ATGGCTACAGAAACAATGGGTATCGCTCTCGGCATGATCGAGACACGCGGACTTGTACCTGCAATCGAAGCAGCTGACGCAATGACAAAGGCTGCAGAAGTTCGCCTTATTGGTCGTGAATTCGTAGGTGGCGGTTATGTCACAGTATTAGTTAGAGGAGAAACAGGAGCAGTTAACGCAGCTGTAAGAGCTGGTGCTGATGCTTGTGAAAGAGTTGGTGACGGTTTAGTTGCAGCTCACATTATTGCTCGTCCTCATAGAGAAGTTGAACCAGCTCTTGGTAACGGTGAATTTCTTGGTCAAAAGGACTAA
- a CDS encoding form I ribulose bisphosphate carboxylase large subunit — MSKKYDAGVKEYRDTYWTPEYVPLDTDLLACFKCTGQEGVPREEVAAAVAAESSTGTWSTVWSELLTDLEFYKGRCYRIEDVPGDPEAFYAFIAYPLDLFEEGSITNVLTSLVGNVFGFKALRHLRLEDIRFPIAFIKTCGGPPNGIVVERDRLNKYGRPLLGCTIKPKLGLSGKNYGRVVYECLRGGLDLTKDDENINSQPFQRWRERFEFVAEAVKLAQQETGEVKGHYLNCTANTPEELYERAEFAKELDMPIIMHDYITGGFTANTGLANWCRKNGMLLHIHRAMHAVIDRHPKHGIHFRVLAKCLRLSGGDQLHTGTVVGKLEGDRQTTLGYIDNLRESFVPEDRSRGNFFDQDWGSMPGVFAVASGGIHVWHMPALLAIFGDDSCLQFGGGTHGHPWGSAAGAAANRVALEACVKARNAGREIEKESRDILMEAAKHSPELAIALETWKEIKFEFDTVDKLDVQG; from the coding sequence ATGAGTAAGAAGTATGATGCAGGGGTAAAGGAGTACAGAGATACCTACTGGACTCCAGAATATGTACCCCTAGACACCGATTTACTAGCCTGTTTCAAATGTACAGGTCAAGAAGGTGTTCCCAGAGAAGAAGTTGCAGCAGCTGTTGCCGCTGAATCTTCAACAGGTACTTGGTCAACAGTTTGGTCCGAGTTACTTACAGATTTAGAATTTTATAAAGGACGTTGTTATCGAATCGAAGACGTTCCTGGAGACCCTGAAGCTTTTTATGCTTTTATTGCATATCCTTTAGATCTTTTTGAAGAAGGTTCTATTACAAACGTATTAACATCTCTTGTAGGAAACGTTTTTGGATTTAAAGCTCTAAGACACCTACGTCTAGAAGATATTAGATTCCCAATCGCTTTCATCAAAACTTGCGGTGGTCCACCAAATGGAATCGTAGTTGAAAGAGATCGTTTAAACAAATATGGAAGACCTCTACTTGGTTGTACCATTAAACCTAAATTAGGATTATCTGGTAAAAACTATGGTCGAGTTGTATATGAGTGCCTTAGAGGTGGTCTCGATTTAACGAAGGATGACGAGAATATAAACTCTCAGCCATTCCAACGTTGGAGAGAAAGGTTTGAGTTTGTTGCAGAAGCAGTTAAGCTTGCTCAGCAGGAAACTGGCGAAGTTAAGGGTCACTACCTAAACTGTACTGCCAACACTCCTGAAGAGCTTTACGAAAGAGCTGAATTTGCAAAAGAGCTAGATATGCCAATCATCATGCATGATTATATAACTGGCGGTTTCACTGCAAATACTGGATTAGCAAACTGGTGTCGTAAAAATGGCATGCTTCTACATATTCATAGAGCGATGCATGCTGTTATTGATAGACATCCAAAACACGGTATCCATTTCAGGGTTCTAGCAAAATGTTTGAGACTCTCCGGAGGCGATCAACTGCATACTGGAACTGTTGTTGGAAAACTAGAAGGTGATCGTCAAACAACTCTTGGTTACATTGACAACTTAAGAGAGTCATTTGTTCCCGAAGATAGATCAAGAGGTAACTTCTTTGATCAAGATTGGGGTTCAATGCCAGGAGTATTTGCTGTCGCATCAGGTGGTATTCACGTATGGCATATGCCTGCACTCCTAGCAATTTTTGGAGATGATTCTTGTCTTCAGTTTGGTGGAGGAACACATGGTCATCCATGGGGTTCAGCTGCTGGAGCTGCAGCCAACAGAGTTGCTTTAGAAGCTTGCGTAAAAGCACGTAATGCTGGTCGCGAAATCGAAAAAGAGAGTAGAGACATTCTTATGGAAGCTGCTAAACACAGTCCTGAATTAGCTATCGCTCTTGAAACTTGGAAGGAAATTAAGTTTGAATTTGATACCGTCGACAAACTAGACGTTCAAGGTTAA
- the hisG gene encoding ATP phosphoribosyltransferase, with protein sequence MITIALPKGALLKDSISTFKKAGLDFSNALEENNRSLTFESNCKRAKALLVRNGDVPVYVSYGQADLGIVGYDVLRESELKVAKLLDLGFGGCHMSLAVKKNSNYLKPTDLPANCKVASKFTKTARSYFEELNIPVDIVHLTGSVELGPITGMAEAIVDLVATGKTLKENGLIKIDDLYYSTARLIGNPLSMRLDDNHLRDTILSIESTNAL encoded by the coding sequence ATGATTACTATAGCTTTACCAAAAGGAGCTCTGTTAAAAGATTCAATTTCAACTTTTAAAAAAGCTGGGTTAGATTTCTCTAATGCGTTGGAAGAAAATAATAGATCATTAACCTTTGAATCAAATTGCAAAAGGGCAAAAGCTCTATTAGTAAGAAATGGGGATGTGCCTGTTTATGTAAGTTATGGGCAGGCTGATTTGGGTATTGTTGGGTATGACGTTTTACGAGAATCTGAATTAAAAGTCGCAAAATTATTAGATTTAGGATTTGGGGGTTGTCATATGTCGTTGGCGGTTAAGAAAAATAGCAATTATTTAAAACCAACCGATCTCCCAGCGAATTGTAAAGTAGCAAGTAAATTTACAAAAACAGCAAGATCTTATTTTGAAGAATTAAATATTCCTGTAGATATAGTACATTTGACGGGATCAGTCGAGCTTGGTCCTATTACGGGTATGGCAGAGGCAATAGTTGATTTGGTGGCAACCGGAAAGACTCTCAAAGAGAATGGTTTGATTAAAATAGATGATCTTTATTACTCGACTGCAAGACTAATTGGAAATCCTTTATCTATGAGGTTAGATGATAATCATCTCAGAGATACAATTTTATCAATAGAATCAACTAATGCTTTATAG
- a CDS encoding DUF3136 domain-containing protein yields MSAAKLNIDELEAGYPLFCKALRLLILKGNSVKDIEKTVCWGHLETLNRCLPGRYKAPTYLMALIKRDIAKPNNY; encoded by the coding sequence ATGTCAGCAGCAAAGCTTAATATAGATGAACTAGAAGCAGGTTATCCTTTATTTTGCAAAGCTCTTAGACTATTAATCTTAAAAGGAAACTCAGTTAAAGATATAGAAAAGACAGTATGTTGGGGTCATCTTGAGACTTTAAATAGATGTCTACCTGGTAGATATAAAGCCCCAACATATTTAATGGCTTTAATCAAAAGAGATATTGCAAAGCCTAATAATTATTAA
- a CDS encoding ribulose bisphosphate carboxylase small subunit → MPFQSTVGDYQTVATLETFGFLPPMTQEEIYDQIAYIIAQGWSPVIEHVHPSGSMQTYWSYWKLPFFGEKDLNLVVSELEACHRAYPDHHVRIIGYDAYTQSQGTAFVVFQGR, encoded by the coding sequence ATGCCTTTCCAGAGCACAGTAGGCGACTATCAAACAGTTGCAACCCTGGAAACATTCGGTTTCTTACCACCGATGACCCAGGAAGAAATATACGATCAAATTGCATACATAATTGCTCAAGGCTGGAGTCCTGTTATTGAGCATGTTCATCCTAGTGGAAGTATGCAAACTTATTGGTCTTATTGGAAACTCCCATTCTTTGGGGAAAAAGATCTTAACTTGGTTGTAAGTGAATTAGAGGCATGTCATAGAGCATATCCTGATCACCATGTAAGAATCATCGGATACGATGCTTACACTCAAAGCCAAGGAACAGCTTTTGTAGTTTTCCAAGGACGTTAA
- a CDS encoding carboxysome peptide B — MEIMKVLGRMVCTQRVAGLGYMNLRILENNKGKKLVAVDPVGAREGNWVFTASGSAARFACPNPEVQTDLTIGGIIDYWESD, encoded by the coding sequence ATGGAAATTATGAAGGTATTAGGAAGAATGGTATGTACTCAAAGAGTCGCTGGCTTAGGATATATGAATTTAAGAATTTTGGAAAATAATAAGGGCAAGAAATTAGTTGCTGTTGATCCTGTTGGTGCTAGAGAAGGTAACTGGGTTTTTACTGCCAGTGGCTCTGCTGCGAGGTTTGCATGCCCTAACCCAGAAGTTCAAACGGATTTAACAATTGGAGGTATTATTGATTATTGGGAGAGTGACTAA
- a CDS encoding Rid family detoxifying hydrolase, whose product MSPKQVIKTSNAPDPVGPYNQAIKAGDFIYCSGQIAIDPAVNEITCLGDIEKETIQVLKNLAEVLKAGGAKIEDVIKTTIYLTDLSNFQIVNKIYSDFFNIENPPARACVEVSSLPKGVLVEIDCVAFLD is encoded by the coding sequence ATGTCCCCCAAACAAGTAATTAAAACATCAAATGCTCCTGATCCAGTAGGACCTTATAATCAAGCAATAAAAGCTGGAGATTTTATCTATTGTTCTGGTCAAATTGCTATAGACCCAGCTGTAAATGAAATAACTTGTTTAGGTGATATAGAGAAGGAAACTATTCAAGTTTTAAAAAATCTTGCAGAAGTTCTTAAAGCTGGTGGAGCCAAAATAGAGGATGTAATAAAAACAACTATTTACTTAACGGACTTAAGTAATTTTCAAATTGTCAATAAAATATATAGTGATTTTTTTAATATAGAGAATCCTCCCGCAAGGGCCTGTGTGGAAGTTTCATCTCTACCAAAAGGAGTTTTAGTTGAAATAGATTGCGTCGCATTTCTAGATTAA
- a CDS encoding 4a-hydroxytetrahydrobiopterin dehydratase — MWNERESPLRIEKRFEFDQYSKISKFIGEIEKLCKERDVYPNISFGKNFVSLSIFLDNKEISEKEKDFSMDIDKFYLEY; from the coding sequence ATGTGGAATGAAAGGGAATCACCTTTGAGGATTGAAAAAAGATTTGAATTTGATCAATACTCAAAAATTAGTAAATTCATTGGGGAAATTGAGAAATTATGCAAAGAAAGGGATGTCTATCCAAATATCAGCTTCGGTAAGAATTTTGTAAGTCTTTCAATATTTTTAGATAATAAAGAAATATCAGAAAAGGAAAAAGACTTTTCAATGGATATTGATAAATTTTATTTAGAGTATTAG
- the csoS2 gene encoding carboxysome assembly protein CsoS2 — protein sequence MSKKTSREIALERRKAMSDSGKKAAAYSSTTQDRVRSSQDIQISGTQSSPNNQNFSKPATKHIPKTHVNRKSSPTNLSSKELVIERRKAMSTHGKSAITSSDRTRTDVKKESPVNTVKTTTSKNQEVQNSHNTEIKTSKPNVKRRINQKRKPITNTSRDIVLARREAQSKHGKSATKQNTSAASLARRGDPDLSSREISQRVRELRSKTGATGKKGNGKCRPCGPNKNGAKQNIADASWKVGKSETDSGQIVTGTQANRSVKTTGNEASTCRTVTGTQYMGAEVLDQFCQDRPSYKQPLRSTVTSTTTGNKVTGNEVGRSERVTGDEPGTCKNLTGTEYVSANQSQKYCGDVPKNPSKVKHSTTTDGLKVSGSLPGRSTLVTGDESGSGHQLTGDQYLGSEPNPKGKAFEKVGSYNTLNGNNVTGTGVGRSDHMTGNEQGSCKNVTGDEYIGSQQYEKFCGSKPIPEARKVGLSLSSKSNLISGTMTGRSKIVTGDEPGSCKVLTGTPYAGLDQINDNCSTEISEDMKSRSTVNSGNNSNARLTGQQPGIGGVMTGAKKGACKNLTGTPYVGGDQFSQACDNPPNDTAYANPEKSAGNSWNEFSVKSPSRDKYSEKNTQGVTGNEYENGSKVTGPFDMAVDKVTGTEKFRFEPNKNITYKQKMEIEEADRVAKTPEKRVASRITGEGQSVGNVTGDDWDRGDKVTGTEGASSRKRNPSRAGFMSAMPHMEVKRNEETEKPDFLITGSSGNTREGQLVTFSGGARG from the coding sequence ATGTCAAAAAAAACCAGTAGAGAGATTGCACTAGAAAGAAGAAAGGCGATGAGTGATAGCGGTAAAAAAGCTGCTGCTTATTCTTCAACAACGCAAGATAGAGTTCGATCTTCTCAAGATATACAGATTTCTGGGACTCAGTCTTCTCCTAATAATCAAAACTTTTCTAAACCAGCTACAAAACATATTCCAAAAACGCATGTAAATAGAAAATCTTCTCCCACAAATTTATCTAGTAAAGAGTTAGTAATAGAGAGAAGAAAAGCAATGTCTACCCATGGGAAATCAGCTATAACTTCATCCGATAGAACTCGAACTGATGTTAAAAAAGAAAGTCCTGTAAACACAGTCAAAACTACCACAAGCAAAAATCAAGAAGTTCAAAATTCCCATAATACAGAAATTAAAACATCAAAACCAAACGTTAAAAGAAGAATTAATCAGAAAAGAAAGCCTATTACTAATACAAGTAGAGATATTGTTTTAGCGAGAAGAGAAGCTCAATCCAAGCATGGTAAATCAGCAACTAAACAAAATACCAGTGCAGCTTCTTTAGCTAGAAGGGGAGACCCAGATTTAAGTAGCAGAGAGATTTCTCAGAGAGTGAGAGAGCTAAGAAGTAAAACTGGTGCCACAGGCAAAAAAGGTAATGGTAAATGTAGACCATGTGGTCCAAATAAAAATGGAGCCAAACAAAATATTGCTGATGCTAGCTGGAAAGTTGGTAAAAGTGAAACTGATTCAGGTCAAATAGTTACTGGAACACAAGCTAATAGATCTGTAAAAACTACAGGTAATGAAGCAAGTACATGCAGAACTGTCACAGGTACTCAATATATGGGAGCAGAAGTACTTGATCAATTTTGTCAAGATAGACCAAGTTATAAACAACCACTTAGATCTACTGTTACCTCTACAACAACAGGTAATAAAGTAACCGGAAATGAAGTCGGTAGATCTGAGAGGGTCACAGGCGATGAGCCAGGAACTTGTAAAAACCTTACCGGTACTGAATATGTATCTGCTAATCAATCACAGAAGTATTGTGGTGATGTTCCAAAAAATCCCTCAAAGGTTAAACATAGTACTACAACTGATGGATTAAAAGTATCTGGATCACTTCCAGGTAGATCAACTCTGGTAACTGGAGATGAATCAGGTTCTGGACATCAGTTAACTGGAGATCAATATCTTGGCTCAGAGCCAAATCCAAAAGGTAAAGCATTTGAAAAAGTAGGCAGTTACAACACTCTTAATGGGAATAATGTAACTGGTACAGGTGTAGGAAGATCAGACCATATGACAGGCAATGAACAAGGGAGTTGCAAGAATGTAACTGGTGATGAGTACATAGGTTCTCAACAATATGAGAAGTTTTGTGGTTCAAAACCAATACCAGAAGCTAGAAAAGTAGGTTTAAGTCTTTCTTCAAAGTCAAATTTAATCAGCGGGACTATGACAGGAAGATCAAAAATAGTAACTGGAGATGAACCGGGTTCATGCAAAGTGCTAACAGGAACACCATACGCAGGCTTGGATCAGATTAATGATAATTGTAGTACTGAGATTTCTGAAGATATGAAATCCCGATCAACAGTTAATTCTGGAAATAATTCAAATGCCAGACTTACAGGACAACAACCAGGAATTGGCGGAGTAATGACTGGTGCTAAGAAAGGTGCGTGTAAAAATCTAACAGGGACTCCTTATGTTGGCGGAGATCAGTTTTCACAAGCTTGTGATAATCCTCCAAATGATACTGCTTATGCGAATCCAGAAAAGTCAGCAGGTAACTCTTGGAATGAATTCTCTGTTAAATCACCATCAAGAGATAAGTATTCTGAAAAAAATACTCAAGGAGTTACAGGTAATGAATATGAAAATGGTTCAAAGGTAACAGGTCCTTTTGATATGGCAGTTGATAAGGTCACTGGGACTGAAAAATTTAGATTTGAACCTAATAAAAATATTACTTATAAACAAAAAATGGAAATTGAAGAGGCAGACCGTGTTGCAAAGACACCTGAAAAAAGAGTTGCATCAAGGATTACTGGTGAAGGACAATCAGTAGGAAACGTAACTGGAGATGATTGGGATCGTGGCGATAAGGTAACAGGTACAGAAGGAGCTTCCTCTAGAAAGCGAAATCCATCAAGAGCAGGATTTATGAGCGCAATGCCCCATATGGAAGTTAAAAGAAATGAGGAAACAGAAAAACCAGATTTCTTGATAACTGGATCTAGTGGCAATACTCGTGAAGGACAACTTGTTACCTTTTCAGGTGGTGCAAGAGGTTAA
- a CDS encoding carboxysome peptide A — protein MLICKVVKPLVSTNRIPGFEHKHLQVVLDGSSKKVAVDAVGCKPGDWVICVGSSAAREAAGSKSYPSDLTIVGIIDHWDSDKS, from the coding sequence ATGTTGATTTGCAAGGTTGTAAAACCACTTGTTTCTACCAATAGGATTCCTGGTTTTGAACATAAACATCTGCAGGTTGTATTAGATGGTTCTTCTAAAAAAGTTGCAGTTGATGCTGTTGGCTGTAAGCCAGGAGATTGGGTTATTTGTGTTGGAAGTTCTGCTGCTAGGGAAGCAGCTGGAAGTAAATCTTATCCAAGCGATTTAACGATTGTTGGAATAATTGATCATTGGGATTCTGACAAGTCATAA
- a CDS encoding ABC transporter ATP-binding protein — MFFKDFRRIKKLGKFLTKDKKTIYLILIVLLPVSFSGAIQPLLVGQAITILKNETTDVWLSKTFFGQSINAIIVSLFITVLFRLVLQGYQTYNIQAVGQRLTARIRRELFDHSISLSLRYHDKMPVGKLLTRLTNDVDALAEVFGSGAVGVIADFVSLIVISLTMLSIDRGLAILLLLTQIPVSYFIIWLQKRYRRANYQVREELSQLNSDFQENLQGLEVVQMFRREAFNSKKFSKTGVAYKKAVNGTIFYDSSISAFIEWISLAAVSLVLAVGGYLVTSGNIGLGTLTTFILYSQRLFEPLRQLAERFTQIQGGLTAVERINELLDEEIQIKDSTSAKHFLENAKNVNKKFKGKIEFKNVNFFYNEGEHIIKNLSFKINPGEHVAFVGPTGSGKTTIIRLLCRLYEPQSGQILIDDIDIKDIPIATLRNMLGVVLQDTFIFSGNVADNLKLNSNLDNLELENLCYELGLDNLLKKLPEGLNTSLRERGGNLSSGERQLLSVARVAIRNPVVLIMDEATAFMDPSTEATLQKDLERILSKRTALVIAHRLATIESSDKILVLKGGSLVEEGTHSELRLKKGLYFQLSELQQKGFVNF, encoded by the coding sequence ATGTTTTTTAAAGATTTTAGAAGGATTAAAAAGTTAGGTAAATTTTTAACAAAAGATAAAAAAACAATCTATCTAATCTTGATAGTTTTGTTACCTGTTTCTTTCTCTGGAGCTATTCAACCATTATTAGTTGGTCAAGCAATTACTATTCTAAAGAATGAAACTACAGATGTTTGGCTAAGTAAAACTTTCTTTGGGCAGTCGATAAATGCCATTATCGTATCTTTATTTATAACTGTTTTATTCAGATTAGTTCTGCAGGGATACCAAACTTACAATATCCAAGCAGTGGGACAACGTTTGACAGCAAGAATAAGAAGAGAACTTTTTGATCATTCAATATCTTTATCTCTTAGGTATCACGATAAAATGCCTGTGGGGAAATTATTAACAAGATTAACAAATGATGTTGATGCTTTAGCCGAGGTTTTTGGGAGTGGGGCAGTAGGAGTCATTGCTGATTTCGTTAGTCTGATAGTAATTTCTTTGACAATGCTGTCAATTGATCGGGGGCTTGCCATTTTATTACTTTTGACTCAAATCCCAGTTTCATATTTTATTATCTGGCTTCAAAAACGTTACAGAAGAGCCAATTATCAAGTAAGGGAAGAATTGTCTCAACTAAACTCTGATTTTCAAGAGAATCTTCAAGGTTTAGAAGTCGTTCAGATGTTCAGAAGAGAGGCTTTTAATAGCAAAAAATTTTCCAAAACTGGAGTTGCTTATAAGAAAGCAGTTAATGGAACAATATTTTATGACAGTAGTATTTCAGCGTTTATAGAATGGATTTCTCTTGCTGCAGTTTCCTTGGTTTTGGCAGTTGGAGGATATCTTGTTACTTCTGGAAATATTGGTTTAGGAACATTAACAACTTTTATTTTATATTCTCAAAGACTTTTTGAACCTTTAAGGCAGCTTGCAGAAAGATTTACTCAAATACAAGGAGGTTTAACAGCTGTAGAAAGAATAAACGAATTATTGGATGAAGAAATACAGATTAAAGATTCTACTTCCGCAAAACATTTTTTAGAAAATGCTAAAAATGTAAATAAAAAATTTAAGGGCAAAATTGAGTTCAAAAATGTTAATTTTTTCTACAACGAAGGAGAACACATTATAAAAAATTTATCTTTCAAGATTAATCCAGGAGAGCATGTGGCTTTTGTAGGTCCAACTGGTTCAGGTAAGACAACCATAATAAGACTATTGTGTAGATTGTATGAACCTCAATCGGGTCAAATTTTAATCGATGATATTGATATCAAAGATATTCCTATTGCAACTCTTAGAAATATGTTGGGAGTAGTTTTGCAAGATACCTTTATCTTTAGTGGAAATGTCGCAGATAATTTAAAACTTAATTCGAATCTAGACAATCTTGAATTAGAAAATCTTTGTTACGAATTAGGGTTAGATAATTTGTTAAAAAAATTACCAGAAGGTTTGAACACCTCACTAAGAGAGAGAGGAGGAAATCTCTCTTCGGGAGAGAGACAACTTCTTTCCGTAGCTCGAGTAGCTATTAGAAATCCTGTTGTTTTAATAATGGACGAAGCAACAGCGTTTATGGATCCCTCAACAGAAGCTACTTTGCAAAAAGATCTTGAAAGAATTCTGTCAAAAAGAACAGCATTAGTAATAGCTCATAGATTAGCAACTATTGAAAGTTCTGATAAAATTTTAGTCTTAAAAGGGGGATCATTAGTTGAGGAGGGAACGCATAGTGAATTAAGACTTAAAAAGGGTTTATATTTTCAGCTCTCTGAGCTTCAACAAAAGGGATTCGTGAATTTTTAA